One window of Nymphaea colorata isolate Beijing-Zhang1983 chromosome 1, ASM883128v2, whole genome shotgun sequence genomic DNA carries:
- the LOC116258402 gene encoding uncharacterized protein LOC116258402 → MSSSFCSAAAAGRFSAAPSASCLRGGGGIRPPLFLSRLSREPAIPNVNQSYPASRILTFLTATTFILFPPLLGPIPSILPPLDAPIANARGLFQMPPSRLVNRYFLVRAGESETEHLGLIRTNPVEKTSVDSGLSEEGKKQAVEAAFEIKKMGACDGNCWIWPSITQRSYQAAEIIAAVNSISRSHIVPEYSFLDARGLGAYEGKKLDVVNEVYDSDRISPSTKPPPIDDGTPNESVEDVFVRVTQLMSILETQYAGDSIVIVSPDSDNLSVLQAGLVGLDLRRHMDLSFVPGEVRRVDVESIPAYRQPASAVYKCLNPPSCR, encoded by the exons ATGAGCTCCTCCTTTTGCTCCGCGGCGGCGGCGGGGCGGTTCTCCGCCGCTCCATCTGCCTCCTGTCTGAGAGGCGGTGGTGGAATAAGGCCACCCCTTTTCCTTTCCCGATTATCCCGTGAGCCCGCCATTCCCAACGTCAACCAATCGTACCCAGCTTCTAGAATCCTCACCTTCCTCACTGCCACTACCTTCATTCTTTTTCCGCCTCTTCTCGGGCCAATTCCGTCAATTCTGCCTCCATTGGATGCTCCAATTGCGAACGCTCGAGGCCTGTTTCAGATGCCTCCTTCCCGCCTCGTCAACAG GTACTTTTTGGTTAGGGCCGGGGAGTCAGAGACGGAGCATCTAGGGCTCATCAGGACGAACCCCGTGGAGAAAACCTCGGTTGATAGCGGATTGTCGGAAGAAGGTAAGAAGCAGGCAGTGGAGGCAGCCTTCGAGATCAAGAAAATGGGTGCGTGTGATGGTAATTGCTGGATTTGGCCGTCTATTACCCAGCGCTCTTATCAGGCCGCTGAGATTATCGCTGCCGTGAACAGCATTAGCCGGAG TCATATTGTTCCAGAGTATAGCTTCTTGGATGCTCGCGGCTTGGGTGCATACGAGGGAAAGAAGCTGGATGTTGTCAACGAG GTCTATGATTCTGATAGAATTTCTCCTAGCACCAAACCACCTCCTATTGATGATGGGACGCCAAATGAGAGTGTTGAAGATGTATTTGTTCGTGTTACACAACTGATGTCAATTTTGGAGACCCAGTACGCGGGTGATAGCATTGTCATTGTCTCACCTGATTCAGACAACTTATCGGTCCTTCAAGCTGGTCTAGTAGGACTTGATCTCCGGAG GCATATGGATCTCTCTTTTGTTCCTGGAGAAGTCAGACGTGTGGATGTAGAGAGCATTCCTGCTTACAGGCAGCCAGCTTCTGCTGTCTACAAGTGTCTCAATCCCCCATCATGTCGGTAG
- the LOC116248079 gene encoding polygalacturonase 1 beta-like protein 3: protein MAALSIWLLLLLLQFLMAIASGSGGVPGLNPLSAKASVLRYWNVHIPNTPKPAFLMEKASPLDALHSSVLRRYAEQSSLALHLPTLCDAAHLFCFPDPSPSLEKHESNVDFTSYSGRNFSNYRSGSTGGIDSFKKYSENANVAANSFTRYSRDSSRHDDSFSSYVPDVNVGDSEFLSYGVAASGGSGQFSSYADNINVPGLRFSTYETDAAGRNRDFRAYSFQGNAGDQSFVSYGRKGKGVPSGFVNYGEGGNVIGSTFSNYGEDGVRANDSFTNYGLNGNGPEDNFRTYGTGGNDGIDTFTNYRDSANVGDDSFTSYGKLGISPKLNFINYGQSANVGTDKFKSYGEGAFKPQVGFKTYGINNTFGNYGDKKSVTFSAYTSPSTASNLSSTKWAVEPGKFFREKMMKAGTVMPMPDLRDRMPPRSFLPRSIAERLPFSSSKLGELKKVFHARENSSMERLMKNTLAECEREPSKGETKRCVTSIEDMIDFATSMLGRDVQLRSTESTMGWGKNVEIGEVKGLDGGRITRSVSCHQSMFPYLVYYCHSVPIVRVYEADILDVKSKKKINHGVAICHLDTSAWGPGNGAFVALGSKPGEIEVCHWIFENDMIWVRAG from the exons ATGGCGGCCCTCAGCATTTGGCTTCTGCTTCTCCTTCTGCAATTTCTCATG GCAATCGCCTCGGGAAGCGGCGGGGTTCCGGGCCTGAACCCTCTCTCTGCGAAGGCCTCCGTTCTCCGTTACTGGAACGTGCACATACCCAACACGCCGAAACCGGCGTTTCTGATGGAGAAGGCCTCCCCTCTCGACGCCCTCCACTCGTCTGTTCTCCGGCGCTACGCCGAGCAGAGCTCGCTCGCCTTGCATCTCCCCACATTGTGCGACGCCGCGCACCTTTTCTGCTTCCCGGACCCCTCCCCCAGCCTTGAGAAGCACGAGTCTAATGTCGATTTCACCTCCTACTCTGGCCGTAACTTCTCAAACTACCGGTCCGGCTCCACTGGCGGAATCGACTCGTTCAAGAAGTATTCCGAGAACGCGAACGTCGCCGCCAATTCCTTCACGCGGTACAGCCGCGACTCGTCCCGCCACGATGATTCGTTTTCGTCCTATGTGCCGGACGTGAACGTCGGCGACAGCGAGTTCTTGAGCTACGGCGTCGCTGCCTCCGGCGGCTCTGGCCAGTTCAGCAGCTACGCGGACAACATCAACGTTCCGGGCCTCAGGTTCTCCACGTACGAGACGGACGCGGCCGGCCGGAATCGGGACTTCCGGGCCTACTCCTTCCAGGGGAACGCCGGAGACCAATCCTTCGTCAGTTACGGCAGGAAAGGCAAGGGCGTCCCATCTGGGTTCGTCAACTACGGCGAGGGCGGCAATGTCATCGGCTCGACGTTCAGCAACTACGGTGAGGATGGCGTTCGTGCCAATGATTCCTTCACCAACTACGGGCTGAACGGAAACGGGCCAGAGGACAACTTCAGAACCTACGGCACCGGCGGCAACGACGGCATTGATACGTTTACTAATTACAGGGACTCCGCCAATGTTGGTGATGACTCCTTCACTTCCTATGGCAAGCTCGGCATCTCCCCCAAGCTGAATTTCATCAACTATGGTCAATCGGCCAATGTGGGCACTGACAAGTTCAAGAGCTATGGTGAAGGTGCTTTTAAGCCCCAAGTTGGTTTCAAAACTTATGGGATCAACAACACGTTTGGGAACTACGGTGACAAGAAGAGCGTCACCTTCTCTGCCTACACCTCTCCAAGCACCGCCTCTAATCTTTCCAGCACCAAGTGGGCTGTTGAGCCAGGGAAATTCTTCAGGGAGAAGATGATGAAAGCCGGGACCGTGATGCCAATGCCGGACCTCCGGGACCGGATGCCGCCGAGATCATTCCTGCCGCGGTCGATCGCCGAGAGGCTGCCCTTCTCGAGCTCGAAACTCGGGGAGCTGAAGAAGGTGTTCCACGCCAGAGAGAATTCCAGCATGGAACGGCTGATGAAGAATACCCTGGCAGAGTGCGAGAGGGAGCCCAGCAAGGGGGAGACAAAGAGGTGCGTGACTTCGATCGAGGACATGATCGATTTTGCGACGTCTATGCTCGGAAGGGACGTGCAATTGAGGTCCACTGAGTCAACAATGGGGTGGGGGAAGAATGTGGAGATTGGGGAGGTGAAGGGGCTAGATGGTGGGAGGATTACCAGGTCTGTTTCTTGCCACCAGAGCATGTTCCCTTACTTAGTCTATTACTGTCACTCAGTGCCCATTGTGAGGGTCTACGAGGCTGACATCCTGGACGtcaagagcaagaagaagatcAACCATGGAGTGGCAATCTGTCACCTGGACACCAGTGCATGGGGGCCTGGCAATGGAGCCTTCGTTGCATTGGGCTCAAAGCCAGGGGAAATTGAGGTGTGCCATTGGATCTTTGAGAACGATATGATTTGGGTGAGAGCTGGTTGA